The Sulfolobus sp. A20 genomic interval ATAAAAGAACGGCAAACCTCACCTTTTAAGGTGGGGAGGAGGTCAGATCATTGCTATCATGAACTTATATGGTTCTCTGAGCCTCTCGACTGTTCCTCAAGTGAGAATCGATGAGGGGATCTAATGGTCAGAGTAAGCATAACAAGATAAGAGGCCAGTGAAATTCCATCCAAAGTGTAAAACGTCGGTCTATCATTAAAAAGGAAATCAATTCTATTAGCCTTAAACCAGAATAAATAATTTATTTAAAAACACGTTTTGTGCAATAAAAATTCAATTCATACCAAATCGTTGTTGTCACTCTTATCTCTTTCAAAAATTTATGTAGCCTATATATTTCAATATATTCCTATAGAATTAAAATTTAATAACCCAAAACATAATTTTATGTTATGAGAAAAGTAGGAATAATAATCCTTTCGTTCGTCATATTAATTCTACCTTCAATTCACTTAAGTATAGGAGTTAATAATAATACAGTTACGCCAATAAAGCATATCATAATAATCATTCAAGAAAATCACTCGTTTGATAATTTATTTGGCACTTATCCGTTTGGTTATCCTCCAATAGTTAATAATATCACACTTTCGGTAATGGAGCCAGTAGGACTTTATGATAACTACACGCAATTACTAAATTCAAAGAACAGAGTGTTAACTTATATCTCAGTCCCAAACATACCTTGGTTACCAATATTAGGTTACTCACATCCTTATTACGCTAATGCTAACTCTACGGTTGATCCCAATGAAGGATGGACTACATATCACGGTGATTATTGGTTTGATACTCCAAACGGTTTTGTTCTCTATTCTGGCCCACAATCCTTAGCGTATTTCTCGTATCAGCAGTTGTCTCCCCTTTGGGATTACGCTGAGGAATACGTTTTAGCTGACAACTATTTCGCTCCAGTCATGGGGTTAACAGAACCTAATAGAATAGCGTACTTAACAGGGTTTCCACCACCGTTTTATAGTGATGATGCAAGTTCTGTAATCCCAGTAAATGAAAGTATATTCTATCAGCTTAGCTCATATAACATTAGTTGGATGTATTACGTTTATGATTATCAAGGTGGAGTACCTTGGCCTCTAAATGCTTTTACTGGAATATCTGAATATAGGTCACACTTCGCTGGTTTATCACAGTTTTATTACGATTTGAAGAGCGGTAATTTGCCAGAAGTATCATGGGTAATGTTTTTAGGGGGAGGGAGTGATATGTACGATATGCATCCACCAGCTAACCTATTATATGGAGAAGAAAAATTAGTTGAGGTGATAAATGCAGTAATGGAGAGCAAGTATTGGAGCTCTACAGTCATTTTTATAACTTTTGATGAGGGAGGCGGGTATTATGATCAAGTAATACCACCCGCAATAAATCATTATGGCTTAGGTCAAAGAATTCCGTTATTAATAATTTCACCTTACGCGAAAGAGGCGTATATTAATAATTATACACTATCCGGTTACACACTATTAGGCTTCATCGATTATAACTTTCATCTACCGTATATAACGAGTTTGGCAGAGATGGGAGTTGATGGATTATTACAAAGCTTTAACTTCTCTATGAAGCCTAGACCACCTATAATATTGACTCCAGAGAATTGGACTTATCCAATTCCCTTACAATACCCTATTCATTACGGATTCATCGCTATTGTACCTCAGTATAGGGGTTACGCTCAAGTATACAACATGCCAGAAATGAGCTTTCTATTACCACTAATAATAATCTCGTTTGCCCTACTATTAGCTTCTTTCAAAAAGAAAGTACTATTGTTGCCGTCTTTTATTATCTTCTTATTAACTTTAGGAATATCAGGCTACGTTTATGAGACTAATAACATATATCAGTATGTTAGTGAATATTATTTAGCATCATCACTTGTAGGCTTCTTAATAACAAGTTTAATATTAGCTAAGAGAAGATATAGTCTTTCTAGATGATATTTTTCATATTTTAATAGGTATAACAACTTATGCATCTGACAAAAGACAAGCTCTCTCCTTTAGGGCGGAGGTCAGTTCCTACTCTAAAAGCCCTTTACTTATTAAAGAGTTAAATCCTTTTTGCAGAAAAAGCTCTATTTGATGGACTTCATAGCGAAGTTAATGGTGCTTTGAAAAAGATAAATAAGGTAGAACGTTGAATAGACTCTTTCCTTTCTAGTTTCATTTAACGGGGTTAGCTTCAAGCGTTTATATTAGAAAGAGGCTCTAGGTAATTTTCTCTAACAATTTCTCGAAACCTTTTACATCCCTTAATGGTCTTGCGGTAGTATTCCTAGTCACAGCCAGTATTTCAGCGACAATAGATAAGGCTATTTCTTTCTCGGTTTTTGCCCCTATGTCTAGTCCTGC includes:
- a CDS encoding phospholipase C translates to MRKVGIIILSFVILILPSIHLSIGVNNNTVTPIKHIIIIIQENHSFDNLFGTYPFGYPPIVNNITLSVMEPVGLYDNYTQLLNSKNRVLTYISVPNIPWLPILGYSHPYYANANSTVDPNEGWTTYHGDYWFDTPNGFVLYSGPQSLAYFSYQQLSPLWDYAEEYVLADNYFAPVMGLTEPNRIAYLTGFPPPFYSDDASSVIPVNESIFYQLSSYNISWMYYVYDYQGGVPWPLNAFTGISEYRSHFAGLSQFYYDLKSGNLPEVSWVMFLGGGSDMYDMHPPANLLYGEEKLVEVINAVMESKYWSSTVIFITFDEGGGYYDQVIPPAINHYGLGQRIPLLIISPYAKEAYINNYTLSGYTLLGFIDYNFHLPYITSLAEMGVDGLLQSFNFSMKPRPPIILTPENWTYPIPLQYPIHYGFIAIVPQYRGYAQVYNMPEMSFLLPLIIISFALLLASFKKKVLLLPSFIIFLLTLGISGYVYETNNIYQYVSEYYLASSLVGFLITSLILAKRRYSLSR